From the genome of Salvelinus namaycush isolate Seneca unplaced genomic scaffold, SaNama_1.0 Scaffold438, whole genome shotgun sequence, one region includes:
- the LOC120041316 gene encoding ligand-dependent corepressor-like, with product MQRMIRQFAAEYTSKNSYSQDTPHHPQPNGIKDQSRLLPRAASPAPAPLALPGAGTGTAASAQNPVLSKLLMADQDSPLDLTVKRPDPTETKTEDGVLDLSTKKAHGTVLKNSHSYTLSPTIKGRALRVEHSFRDVEDDDMLPRSLQDGLRDSYVSSTPLKPPLAHSLLKKEELLSQKPRLLGQPPALSLASLEAAGLLNHGNKGNHVQPHPLLARDGSPWGSSSGKAHHHQLDSLLRLKQASAILSDLQDLPLFLDNHHHGAFSSKSSSGGGLRHHHGSTKTHHEVVVKREPGGHHSPPVDLKIPQVRGMDLSWDSHASDLYGYGAMVVGAGGHGGVENALSRKLRVILPKQNRRAGSLRGSLGGFLDGAADYWSSDVDQGTSGQPYPTSDPEGDPCSKQPRKKRGRYRQYNSQILEEAIGMVMGGKMSVSKAQNMYGIPHSTLEYKVKERLGTLKNPPKKKLKLTLRMGGQDSAAESETTPTATPREVAPPEAADLNHEQKMKMEFED from the exons ATGCAGCGAATGATCCGTCAGTTCGCTGCCGAATATACCTCAAAAAACAGCTATTCTCAGgacaccccccaccacccccagcccAACGGCATCAAGGACCAAAGCCGCCTCCTGCCGAGAGCGGCCTCTCCAGCCCCGGCCCCCCTCGCCCTGCCGGGGGC TGGTACCGGTACTGCTGCCTCTGCACAGAACCCCGTCCTCAGCAAGCTTCTCATGGCCGACCAGGACTCTCCGCTGGACCTCACCGTCAAGAGGCCTGACCCCACAGAGACCAAAACAGAGG ATGGAGTCCTGGACCTCTCCACCAAGAAGGCCCACGGCACCGTCCTCAAAAACTCTCACAGTTACACCCTATCGCCCACAATCAAGGG GCGTGCCCTGAGAGTTGAGCACTCCTTTCGGGACGTGGAGGACGATGACATGCTGCCGAGAAGCTTACAGGACGGGCTGAGGGACAGCTACGTCAGTTCTACCCCCCTCAAGCCCCCATTGGCCCATTCGCTGCTTAAAAAGGAGGAGCTCCTCAGCCAGAAGCCCCGCCTCCTCGGCCAGCCTCCCGCTCTCTCATTGGCTAGTCTGGAGGCAGCGGGGCTTCTCAACCACGGGAACAAAGGGAACCACGTGCAGCCCCACCCCCTCCTGGCACGGGACGGCTCTCCGTGGGGTTCCTCCAGCGGTAAAGcccaccaccaccaactggacagCCTGCTGAGGCTGAAGCAGGCCAGCGCCATCCTCTCAGACCTCCAAGACCTGCCTCTGTTCTTGGACAACCACCACCACGGGGCGTTCTCCTCCAAGAGCTCCTCCGGAGGTGGTCTCCGCCACCACCATGGCTCCACCAAGACCCACCATGAGGTGGTGGTGAAGAGGGAGCCGGGAGGCCACCACTCCCCGCCCGTGGACCTGAAGATCCCCCAAGTGAGGGGCATGGACCTGTCATGGGACTCCCATGCCTCAGACCTGTACGGGTACGGGGCCATGGTGGTGGGCGCCGGGGGCCACGGTGGGGTGGAGAATGCTTTGAGCAGGAAGCTGAGGGTCATCCTGCCCAAGCAGAACCGACGTGCCGGTAGCCTGAGAGGCAGCCTGGGAGGTTTTCTGGATGGGGCGGCAGACTACTGGAGCTCCGACGTGGACCAGGGGACCTCTGGGCAACCATACCCGACCTCCGACCCCGAGGGCGACCCGTGCTCTAAGCAGCCCAGGAAGAAGAGGGGGCGCTACCGCCAGTACAACAGCCAGATCTTAGAAGAGGCCATCGGCATGGTGATGGGCGGGAAGATGAGCGTGTCCAAGGCCCAGAACATGTACGGGATCCCTCACAGCACACTGGAGTACAAGGTGAAGGAGCGACTGGGCACACTGAAGAACCCTCCTAAGAAGAAGCTCAAATTGACCTTGAGGATGGGAGGACAGGATTCCGCCGCCGAGTCAGAGACCACGCCAACCGCGACGCCGCGAGAGGTTGCGCCTCCGGAGGCCGCCGATCTGAACCACGAGCAAAAAATGAAAATGGAATTTGAAGATTAA